A DNA window from Kitasatospora atroaurantiaca contains the following coding sequences:
- a CDS encoding SdpA family antimicrobial peptide system protein: MSTSSSPGVRRRQLIVFSVACLTIFSYLAMSLFYTIPSNALSSRHSKGARAYFNTVTPQVWAFFTKNPEGTQIGFYSREAGVAHNLLRTPQGNPSNLFGLDRTQRAQGPEIAYLNAGVTSWEDCAGLLDSCLDDAAARTAQKVENHSPVRTICGDSYITQEETVPWSYRNLVKYEKRVVRIAHLDVICA; the protein is encoded by the coding sequence ATGTCGACCAGTTCATCTCCGGGAGTCCGGCGGCGACAGCTGATCGTGTTCTCGGTCGCCTGTCTTACGATCTTCTCCTACCTCGCCATGTCGCTCTTCTACACCATTCCGAGCAATGCTCTGAGCAGCCGTCATTCCAAAGGCGCCAGGGCGTACTTCAATACCGTGACGCCGCAGGTATGGGCGTTCTTCACGAAGAACCCGGAAGGCACCCAGATCGGCTTCTACTCCCGTGAAGCAGGCGTGGCTCATAACCTGCTCCGGACACCCCAGGGAAACCCGTCGAACCTTTTCGGCCTCGACCGGACCCAGCGGGCCCAGGGTCCCGAGATCGCCTATCTGAACGCCGGGGTCACGAGTTGGGAGGACTGTGCGGGGCTGCTCGACAGCTGCCTCGACGACGCGGCGGCAAGAACGGCCCAGAAAGTCGAGAACCACAGCCCGGTCCGGACGATCTGCGGTGACTCGTACATCACCCAGGAGGAGACCGTCCCCTGGTCCTACCGCAATCTCGTGAAATACGAGAA
- a CDS encoding sporulation delaying protein family toxin: MKISRTRALVGSALAATMIVGIAGTAAAQAPSGDTVAPVSSASAGGGAYSDGDVVSFLVFGQGKAAAAHPALAQQIRDRRGDTSVTGEQLDYLMNKLHSVDPAFRTKVTVPVQSKDPFLVQAGMERLNGDLKQVIAQESNPDTLNSNAIVRPNGWVWTKANIVTVANVAAGINVAAGTNVAVGAEAVVVVVIVPAAASYGFDLQQPNKLDQNDMVAAVAAAL, translated from the coding sequence ATGAAGATTTCCAGGACCCGAGCGCTGGTCGGTTCGGCTCTCGCCGCCACCATGATCGTCGGAATTGCCGGGACCGCTGCGGCGCAGGCTCCCTCGGGGGACACCGTCGCTCCGGTCTCGTCGGCGTCGGCCGGCGGCGGGGCGTACTCCGACGGTGATGTCGTCAGCTTCCTCGTCTTCGGGCAGGGCAAGGCTGCGGCGGCGCACCCCGCGCTGGCTCAGCAGATCAGGGACCGGCGCGGCGACACGTCGGTGACCGGCGAGCAGCTGGACTACCTGATGAACAAGCTCCACTCGGTCGACCCGGCGTTCCGGACCAAGGTGACCGTTCCCGTCCAGTCCAAGGACCCGTTCCTGGTCCAGGCCGGCATGGAGCGTCTGAACGGCGACCTCAAGCAGGTCATCGCCCAGGAGAGCAACCCCGACACGCTCAACAGCAACGCCATCGTCCGACCCAACGGCTGGGTCTGGACGAAGGCGAACATCGTCACGGTCGCCAATGTCGCGGCCGGAATCAATGTGGCGGCCGGCACGAACGTGGCGGTGGGGGCGGAGGCCGTGGTGGTCGTCGTGATCGTCCCCGCAGCGGCCAGCTACGGGTTCGACCTGCAGCAGCCGAACAAGCTCGACCAGAACGACATGGTGGCGGCGGTCGCAGCCGCCCTCTGA
- a CDS encoding ABC transporter ATP-binding protein translates to MAKLTVENVCAGYRGKLVVRDINLEYDAGIHILLGPNGAGKTTTFRVLAGILAPMSGVVRIDGRDPHSAVDAKALIGMATHRSALAPRLSVVDNLRYWARVLGMSSGTAEARIADVLGLLGLTGFADQRTETLSRGQSQRVSLAKAFLNRPPILLLDEPMSGVDPGTAAQLSDHLRALADAGHTIVASTHALADASRLADDVTVLHGGRIVGRGEPAALRASLMGSAYRLQLRGSGDIPGALAELGYRWEQSRTGHVVIEVSDEGEARSLVARLIGSGIGVHEVAPVRNPLEDVYQQLQSEGADSVAE, encoded by the coding sequence ATGGCCAAACTGACTGTCGAGAATGTCTGCGCCGGTTACCGGGGTAAGTTGGTCGTGCGCGATATCAACCTCGAGTACGACGCAGGGATCCATATCCTGCTCGGGCCCAACGGCGCGGGTAAGACGACCACATTCCGAGTGCTCGCCGGCATTCTGGCGCCGATGAGCGGAGTCGTCAGAATCGACGGAAGGGATCCGCACTCCGCCGTGGATGCCAAGGCCCTCATCGGTATGGCGACCCATCGCTCCGCCCTGGCACCCCGGTTGAGCGTCGTGGACAACCTGCGGTACTGGGCCCGGGTACTCGGCATGTCGTCCGGGACGGCGGAAGCACGCATCGCCGACGTCCTCGGTCTGCTCGGTCTCACGGGATTCGCCGACCAGCGCACGGAGACCCTCAGCCGCGGGCAGAGCCAACGGGTCAGCCTGGCGAAGGCGTTCCTCAACAGGCCGCCGATCCTCCTCCTCGACGAGCCGATGTCCGGTGTCGACCCGGGGACGGCAGCGCAGTTGTCCGACCACCTGCGGGCGCTGGCCGATGCGGGACACACCATCGTCGCGTCGACGCACGCCCTGGCCGATGCGAGCCGGCTCGCCGACGATGTGACCGTCCTCCATGGCGGCCGGATCGTCGGCCGGGGTGAACCGGCAGCGCTGCGGGCCTCCCTGATGGGCAGTGCGTACCGCCTGCAGTTACGCGGATCAGGTGACATACCCGGGGCGCTCGCCGAGCTGGGCTACCGGTGGGAGCAGTCGCGTACCGGTCACGTCGTGATCGAGGTGTCCGACGAGGGCGAGGCCCGGTCCCTGGTGGCCCGGCTGATCGGCTCCGGAATCGGTGTGCACGAGGTTGCGCCCGTCCGAAATCCGCTGGAGGACGTCTACCAGCAGCTCCAGAGTGAGGGTGCCGACAGTGTCGCAGAGTGA
- a CDS encoding ParB/RepB/Spo0J family partition protein → MSEVLAYSPVPTPAADGPRRLPAVGRPGAEQEERAAVMVPISSLSPSDSPRVDGENLHHVRGLAELDAPLPPITVHRPTMRVVDGMHRLRAAELRGENQIAVRFFEGEEADAFVLAVKLNATHGLPLSLPDRVAAAARIIHSHPQWSDRLVASATGLAARTVASVRSRSTDDDAQLNARMGRDGRMRPLNSAEGRRLAGRLMAEKPDSSLREIAAAAGVALATVRDVRERMRRGDDLVPPKLREREAKRSAAGAAVTARSADRVLPEPPSTDLSAVLQSLRRDPSLRFTEVGRTLLRLLSAHPAAAEGWERWAGAVPAHCAEAVAQVARGHAQNWLRFAAVVEGRRRAAHRAPDGSNSP, encoded by the coding sequence ATGTCCGAGGTGTTGGCCTACAGCCCGGTTCCCACACCGGCGGCCGACGGGCCCCGACGGTTACCGGCCGTTGGCCGGCCCGGCGCCGAGCAGGAGGAACGGGCGGCGGTGATGGTCCCCATCAGCTCGTTGTCGCCCTCGGACTCACCGCGTGTGGACGGCGAGAACCTCCACCACGTGCGAGGGCTGGCGGAGCTGGACGCCCCGCTGCCGCCGATCACGGTGCACCGGCCGACGATGCGGGTCGTCGACGGCATGCACCGTCTGCGGGCCGCGGAGCTCCGCGGTGAGAATCAGATCGCGGTCCGCTTCTTCGAGGGGGAGGAGGCCGATGCCTTCGTTCTCGCCGTCAAGCTGAACGCCACCCACGGCCTCCCGCTGTCCCTTCCGGACCGGGTCGCCGCTGCCGCCCGGATCATCCACTCCCATCCGCAGTGGTCGGACCGGTTGGTCGCCTCGGCCACCGGCCTCGCCGCCCGCACCGTGGCGTCCGTCCGCAGCCGTTCAACCGACGACGATGCGCAGTTGAACGCGAGGATGGGCCGAGACGGACGGATGCGCCCGCTCAACTCCGCCGAAGGGCGCAGGCTCGCAGGCAGGTTGATGGCCGAAAAGCCCGACTCCTCGCTGCGGGAGATCGCGGCGGCGGCGGGCGTCGCGCTGGCCACCGTCAGAGATGTCCGCGAGCGGATGCGCCGGGGGGACGACCTGGTCCCGCCGAAGCTTCGTGAGCGGGAGGCCAAGCGGTCTGCCGCCGGGGCGGCCGTGACGGCGCGCAGTGCCGACCGCGTCCTTCCCGAACCGCCCTCGACGGATCTGAGCGCCGTCCTGCAGAGTCTGAGGCGGGACCCCTCCCTGCGCTTCACCGAGGTGGGCCGCACGCTCCTCCGCCTGCTGAGCGCCCACCCGGCCGCCGCGGAAGGGTGGGAACGATGGGCCGGAGCCGTCCCGGCGCACTGCGCCGAGGCCGTGGCACAGGTGGCTCGCGGCCATGCCCAGAACTGGCTTCGGTTCGCCGCGGTGGTGGAGGGGCGGCGCCGGGCTGCCCACCGTGCTCCCGATGGCTCGAACAGCCCTTGA
- a CDS encoding helix-turn-helix domain-containing protein, translating into MTLTDPDAPAGHALADKLNHLFETVIPAGRGPYNTEEVAREISAGGVPISGSYIWLLRRGQRDNPTLRHVEGIAKFFGVPAAYFFDDQVAEDVDAQLGLLVALRDTQVQRVALRAAGLSARSLRSITEVIERVRELEGLPPDAPQTDDGPTPVRMN; encoded by the coding sequence GTGACCTTGACCGATCCCGACGCCCCGGCCGGACACGCCCTGGCCGACAAGCTGAACCACCTCTTCGAAACGGTGATTCCAGCAGGCCGCGGCCCGTACAACACCGAAGAGGTGGCTCGCGAGATCAGCGCGGGTGGCGTGCCGATCTCCGGGAGCTACATCTGGCTGCTGCGCAGAGGGCAGCGGGACAACCCCACACTTCGGCACGTGGAGGGGATCGCGAAGTTCTTCGGCGTACCCGCGGCGTACTTCTTCGACGACCAGGTGGCCGAGGACGTCGACGCCCAACTCGGCCTGCTCGTGGCGCTCCGGGACACGCAGGTGCAACGCGTCGCACTCCGGGCGGCGGGCCTGTCGGCCAGAAGCCTCCGTTCGATCACCGAAGTGATCGAACGGGTACGCGAACTGGAAGGCCTGCCCCCCGATGCTCCGCAGACGGACGACGGACCGACGCCTGTCCGGATGAATTGA
- a CDS encoding ImmA/IrrE family metallo-endopeptidase: MNLRRLQSRCESLVRQLDIPSPFDVRELCERAARRSGRPIHLEPMSLPAEGPCGLWVATPRLDFIFYERRTSRLHQEHIIAHELGHLLCDHQTQKAVDEDIPHVLLPELDPEMVRRVLRRTHYSAAEEQEAEMIASLILQQANHRPADPAWTAQAGTADLVHRLERSLRQSP; the protein is encoded by the coding sequence GTGAATCTGCGGCGGCTGCAGTCGCGCTGCGAATCACTGGTCCGTCAACTGGACATTCCGAGCCCGTTCGACGTGCGCGAACTCTGCGAGCGAGCGGCCCGGCGCTCAGGTCGGCCGATCCACCTGGAGCCGATGTCCCTTCCCGCCGAAGGCCCCTGCGGACTCTGGGTCGCCACACCGCGGCTCGACTTCATCTTCTACGAACGCAGGACCAGCCGGCTTCACCAGGAGCACATCATCGCCCACGAGTTGGGACACCTTCTCTGCGACCACCAGACGCAGAAGGCCGTGGACGAGGACATCCCGCACGTGCTGCTGCCCGAGCTCGACCCGGAGATGGTCAGGCGTGTGCTGCGAAGAACCCACTACAGCGCCGCTGAGGAACAGGAGGCGGAGATGATCGCCTCGCTGATCCTTCAGCAGGCCAACCACCGGCCGGCCGACCCGGCTTGGACGGCCCAGGCAGGGACGGCAGACCTCGTCCACCGCCTCGAACGCTCGCTGCGGCAGTCACC